GATCTGTTTCATTGTCAATTTTTTATTATAATACAATTTTTATTTATTTTTGTCAAAGTTTCGTTACTTCAAGTTATCCACAGGGTATAGCTTTTTGTATTGTGGGAGAAAGTGGAGTATAATCACATGCAGTGGGATTAAGTGGGAAAAATGTTTTTATGCTAATCGGACAATACTCGCATACATTGGATGAGAAAAATCGCATATCGCTTCCTGCCAAGTTTCGTAGGGAAATGGGGAAGAAAGTTATTCTTGCGCCTGGACTCGACCAATGTATAGCGATGTATACCGAAAGCGAATGGAAACGTGTTTCCGCGAAGTTGGGTGATTCCTCGGTGTTAGCTTCAGACAATAGAAGCTTTAGCCGGTTCATGTTTGGTGGAGCTGTAGAAACACAACTAGATGGAGCAGGCAGAATCCTCATCCCAGATTTTTTGAAAGAACGAGCAAATCTCAAATCAAAGGTAATTGTTATCGGTGTTCAAAATCGCATAGAAATATGGAATGAACGTATCTGGGAAGACTACAAACAGCAGATAGATGCAAAAGCCGATCAATTAGCAGAGAAATTGGGGCAGCTTGGTGTCTTATAACATGCATACAAGTGTTCTTTTACGCGAAGTTATAGATGGTTTGGCGATACAAAAAGGAGATATTGTCGTCGATGCAACATTAGGCGGTGGTGGTCATGCTGAAGCAATACTAGACGCATTTGGAGACAGTATTACGTTTGTTGGTTTTGATGCTGATAGTAGTGCAATTGATCGAGTAGGGCAGAGACTACAACAGTGGCATCTGCATTTAATCAATGCAAACTTTAGATCTATGCAGGTAGCATTGGAGAATGTAGGAATTTCAAAAATAGACAGAATTATGTTTGATCTTGGTATTAGCTCTTTTCAATTAGAAACAAGCGGGCGAGGCATATCATTTAGTAAAGATGAGCCACTCGTGATGACACTCTCGGACACGCCTACAGAAGAAACTTTAACAGCACGAGATATTGTTAATGCTTGGGATGAAGAAGCAATTGCCAATGTGCTCTACGCTTACGGCGAGGAAACATATGCAAGACGGATCGCCAAAGGTATCGTTACTGCCCGGAAAGTGAATCCTATAGAGACAACATTTGCTCTCGTTGAGATCATCAAGCAAAGCGTTCCAAAAGCTTACACCTATGGGAAAAAGCATTGTGCAACGAAGACATTTCAAGCCTTGAGGATTGCAGTCAATGACGAATTAGATACACTGCGCACTGGGTTAGAGACAAGTTTTGAACTTTTAGCAAGTGGTGGACGAATGGCAGTAATTTCATTTCATAGTCTAGAAGACCGAATCGTTAAACATTTTATATTAGAAAAAAAAGAAGCAGGCATAGGATTTTCATTACATAAAAAGCCGATTGAACCATCCGAAGAAGAGATCAAAAGTAATCCACGTTCTCGAAGTGCAAAATTAAGAATTTTAGAAAAAAAATGACCTTACACCAAGTACACACCAATACACATGCATTAGCAAAAGCCAGAGGCAAGCAGCTTTTTTATATACTCATTTCGGTTATTGTCCTGGCTTTCTGTGTCTATGTGTATTTTCTCGGCAGAACAGTGTTTGCTGTCGTCGTAAGGAAAAATATTGAGAATAATATCCGCACAAAAGTTACTGCTATTAGTGAGTTAGAACTTGCTTATTTGTCAAAGAATAATACGATTGATCCAAATTTGCTGCAGAAAGAAGGATATGTTGCGCCAGAAAAAATGTATTTCATTTCAAGAGAAAATACCGTTGGACTAGCATCAGTCAAGGGCTATGACCTCTAATTTTTTATTGCGCCTGAGAATACTTGCTGGTTTTTTTATTGTCCTCATTATGCTTATTGCACTGAGGCTTTTTAGTGTTCAGATTGTGCATAGTGAGGATTATAAAGATCGAGCTGATCGTCAATACGCTGCACCTGCCAGCTCTCTTTTCGAGCGAGGTAGTATATTTTTTACTGAGAAAGATGGATCGAACGTAAGTGCAGCAACATTGAAGACATTATATAAGGTAGCAATTAAGCCTAAAGAAATCAGTGATAGTGATGCGACGTATGCATTTCTCGAACCGTATGTATCACTAACACGTGAAGAATTTCAAAAGAAAGCAAAAGCGATTGATGATCCATACGAACAAGTTGCCAGTCGATTGCCTAAAAGTGTCGCTGATGCTATTGAAGCTAAACATTTGCCAGGTGTCTATGTATATAAAGAAAAAATTAGATTTTATCCAGGTGAAAGCCTGGCGGCGCAGGCTTTGGGATTTGTAGCTTATAAAGGTGATGAACTCTCTGGTCGTTACGGTATTGAGCGAATGTATAATGCGATCTTATCCCGTGACAGTAGTACAACTCAGGTGAATTTTTTCGCAGAAGTATTTTCAAATATTACAAAAACCATTTTTAAAAATCCTGAGGCAGAGGGTGATATTGTACTGACACTTGACCCCGCAATACAAGCAACGTTTGAGAAAACCTTACTCGAAACTAAGACCAAATGGAATGCGGACGCTATTGGTGGCATCGTTATTAATCCGATCGATGGTGCAATTTATGCCATGGCATATGCGCCAACCTTTGACCTAAATGCATTTCAGAGTGTCGAAGATCCACTCTTGTATGCAAATCCAAATGTTGAGAACGTCTACGAATTTGGTTCTGTGATTAAGCCTCTAACGCTTTCTGGTGGTCTCGATACTGGTGTGATCAAGCCTACAACAACCTACGATGACAAGGGTTTTGTGATACTAAGCGGCAAACAAATAAATAACTTTGATAAAAAAGCTCGTGGACCAGGAACCAGCATGCAAGATGTGCTCAATGAATCATTAAATACTGGCTCTGTCTTTGTTATGCAAAAAATGGGTCGTGAAAGTTTTAAGAAATATATGCTCTCGTTTGGTATAGGAGACAAGACTGGCATTGACCTGCCAAACGAAACCAGCGGCCTCATATCGAATCTAAAGACCAATCGTGATCTCGAGTATGCCAATGCTGCCTTTGGTCAGGGAATCGCTATTACACCGATCGAGGCTGTACGTTCATTTTCAGCTATTGCAAATGGTGGACTGATGATTACACCTCACTTGGTGAGCCAAATCAACTACACCAATGGCACGCATACAGAAATTGAACCAAAGGCAGGTACACGTATCTTGAAGCCTGAAACTTCTCTCGCGATGACAGAAATGTTAACCATTGTGGCTGATACAATGATGAAAACATATAACGAATCACTGCCACATTATAGTATTGCGGTTAAGACTGGGACGGCTCAAATTGCCAAAGCTGATGGTACTGGCTATATCGAAGGCCAGAATCTGCACTCTATATTCGGCTACTTTCCTGCGTATGATCCGAAATTCCTAACTTTTGTCTATATGAAAAACCCAAAAGGTGCGAAATTCTCAGCGCAAACCTTATCTGGGCCGCTTCTGAGTACAGCGTCGTTCCTACTTAATTACTACGACGTAACACCGGATATTACTTCCGAGTAATTACAAATTTCAAAAAAAATGTTATAGTGTTTTCGCAATTTGGCCCTATCGCCCCCGCCTGCCCTCATGAGTACACGAGGGAGCGGGCAGGTAACGGCTAACGCATTAAAATCGTTATGTACTTTGTCTATGTACTTAAAAGCAAAAAGGATGAGAAACTTTATTATGGGTTTACAGAAAATATAGAAAAAAGGTTACATCAACACAATAATGGTGAAGTTCGATCTACGAAATATAGAATTCCACTTCAGTTGCTTTATTATGAGAAAGTGGATAATCTTACAGAAGCACGAAAACGCGAAAAGTATTTTAAATCTGGATTTGGTCGAAAATATATAAAAAGTAAACTTTAGCATTTGGCCCTATCGTCTAACGGCTAGGACAGATCCTTCTCAAGGATTAAATCAGAGTTCGATTCTCTGTAGGGTCACCAGTTGCCAGATCTAGCAATTTTTCCCCCTTGATTAATATTTAAATTGAACTTTAATGATAGCGAGATTTAAATGTCAGATAATACCAAGTTTTTCAATTCCAGTACCGGTATATTCGGTACTAGAACCCATTAAGACTCACTTGGGTATAATGGAGGTTGTAATTCATTCACCGCTACAGGCAGAGGCTGAGCTCCCTGATCTAAGTCTGCCGCGACAGGTATTACCAGGAAAAACACCACCTTATTTTTCACCAAAAACTCATCCTGTTGTCTCAAATACGAAGATTAATGACGAGGAAACCATAAAAGCTAATTTGATTTTTATCGATTTTAAGAAGGAGAGCTTTAGGCGATTTCGTAAAGAACCAAACCCAACTGACCCTTCGAAAGAACAAGTTGAAGAAATTTTATTGCTTTATATTTCTTCGATTAGAACGATCCTTCAAGGTGGTCAGATAAAGTTTAAACCCATAGACTCAATTCCTTGGATGATTGAATATCTGAATGATGACTACTCCGAACTACCCATAGATGAGGCATTGATTAGGGGCGCATTCAATTTTAAATCTGAATTTAATATTTCCCCAATAGATGGGCCTTTATGGGAGCAAATTAAATTGCTCGTTATGACCAAAGAAAAACCACACATTTGGGAGACTTTATATTTAAATGCGTTATCAGTTTTACCAGATAGCGGAGCAGCCATAACCCTTACGTTTGCATCATTAGAAAATCTTATTAACCACGCTTTAGAGTCTCTTGTAGTAAAAAGTAGTATAACCCCTGAGGTTTGGGATTGGATTAAAATTCCGTCAAATGAAAAACGTAATTGGTTCAAGGAACCATCCGTGATTGAGCAATACACAAGTATTTTACACATGGTTAGTGGGAAAAATATACAAGAAGATAAGGAATTGTCTGAGCTACTTTTAGAGATCAAGAATGTAAGAAATAATTTTATTCATGAAGGTTTACTTTTAAATTCTAAGAAGAAGGAGTTATCTGATACTGAAGTTGAAAATCTTGTAAGAAGTGCCTCAAAAATTATTGAATGGGTTGAAAGTTATTTACCTGAAGAAAAGCGCCGCAGGAAAAACACGACAAAAATAAATTTTGAGGACTCAATAATTTATGACACAACACAGCTTAATGATCGCTCTAATTAATTTTTGTATCTGTTTCTTTTTCTCATTTCTCTTAACGCCTCCCCATACAACTGATGTGGATACACCCCATAGAGCACACAG
The Candidatus Nomurabacteria bacterium genome window above contains:
- a CDS encoding GIY-YIG nuclease family protein — encoded protein: MYFVYVLKSKKDEKLYYGFTENIEKRLHQHNNGEVRSTKYRIPLQLLYYEKVDNLTEARKREKYFKSGFGRKYIKSKL
- the rsmH gene encoding 16S rRNA (cytosine(1402)-N(4))-methyltransferase RsmH — its product is MHTSVLLREVIDGLAIQKGDIVVDATLGGGGHAEAILDAFGDSITFVGFDADSSAIDRVGQRLQQWHLHLINANFRSMQVALENVGISKIDRIMFDLGISSFQLETSGRGISFSKDEPLVMTLSDTPTEETLTARDIVNAWDEEAIANVLYAYGEETYARRIAKGIVTARKVNPIETTFALVEIIKQSVPKAYTYGKKHCATKTFQALRIAVNDELDTLRTGLETSFELLASGGRMAVISFHSLEDRIVKHFILEKKEAGIGFSLHKKPIEPSEEEIKSNPRSRSAKLRILEKK
- a CDS encoding penicillin-binding protein 2, with protein sequence MTSNFLLRLRILAGFFIVLIMLIALRLFSVQIVHSEDYKDRADRQYAAPASSLFERGSIFFTEKDGSNVSAATLKTLYKVAIKPKEISDSDATYAFLEPYVSLTREEFQKKAKAIDDPYEQVASRLPKSVADAIEAKHLPGVYVYKEKIRFYPGESLAAQALGFVAYKGDELSGRYGIERMYNAILSRDSSTTQVNFFAEVFSNITKTIFKNPEAEGDIVLTLDPAIQATFEKTLLETKTKWNADAIGGIVINPIDGAIYAMAYAPTFDLNAFQSVEDPLLYANPNVENVYEFGSVIKPLTLSGGLDTGVIKPTTTYDDKGFVILSGKQINNFDKKARGPGTSMQDVLNESLNTGSVFVMQKMGRESFKKYMLSFGIGDKTGIDLPNETSGLISNLKTNRDLEYANAAFGQGIAITPIEAVRSFSAIANGGLMITPHLVSQINYTNGTHTEIEPKAGTRILKPETSLAMTEMLTIVADTMMKTYNESLPHYSIAVKTGTAQIAKADGTGYIEGQNLHSIFGYFPAYDPKFLTFVYMKNPKGAKFSAQTLSGPLLSTASFLLNYYDVTPDITSE
- the mraZ gene encoding division/cell wall cluster transcriptional repressor MraZ, giving the protein MLIGQYSHTLDEKNRISLPAKFRREMGKKVILAPGLDQCIAMYTESEWKRVSAKLGDSSVLASDNRSFSRFMFGGAVETQLDGAGRILIPDFLKERANLKSKVIVIGVQNRIEIWNERIWEDYKQQIDAKADQLAEKLGQLGVL